The genomic window AATaagtgcatatgtacatatgtatacatttatatatatatattatgtgtgCAATATGATACAATTAATTCTGATGTCGTGGGAATAATTTCAGAATGCGTAAAGATCCGGTAATTGCGCCCGCGGCCAAAACAACTTAATGTTTTGTTATGTGGACAGCCAAGTCTAGTACACGGTTTGAGTATCCCCATTCATTATCGTACCATGAGACgattttgaaaaagttgtCATTCAATGCTAGACCAGCTTTCATGTCAAAAATGGAGGACCTCTTATCGTGGACGAAATCTTGGGACACAACTTCATCTTCAGTGTAGCCCAATATTCCCTTGAGTGGTCCTTCTGCTGCTTTCTTCATGTGGGCAGcaatttcttcatatttcgcTGGCTTTTCCAATCTGCACACTAAATCAACAACTGATACGGTACCAATGGGGACTCTGAAGGCAACACCTGTGAGTTTTCCATTCAATTCGGGTAAGACCTTACCTACTGCCTTAGCTGCACCAGTGGATGCGGGAATAATGTTGTTCAATGCACATCTACCAGCTCTCCAGTCCTTTCCACCCTTGGATGGTCCGTCAACTACCAACTGGTTGGCGGTCGAAGCATGGACAGTGGTCATCAAACCTTCAACAATTCCGAATTTGTCATTAAGTACTTTTGCAATTGGAGCTAAACAATTGGTAGTACATGATGCATTCGAAACGATGGTTTGTTTTGGATCATACTTTTCATGGTTAATACCCATAACATAAATAGGGGTGTCATCCTTTGGTGGGGCGGACATGATAACCTTCTTTGCACCTCCCTTAAGATGTGCACTAGACAATTCCTTGGTTAAGAACACACC from Plasmodium coatneyi strain Hackeri chromosome 12, complete sequence includes these protein-coding regions:
- a CDS encoding Glyceraldehyde-3-phosphate dehydrogenase; its protein translation is MAVTKLGINGFGRIGRLVFRSAYERSDVEVVAVNDPFMDMKHLCYLLKYDSVHGVFPGEVTPGDGFFTIGNKKIFVHSEKDPANIPWGKYGIDVVCESTGVFLTKELSSAHLKGGAKKVIMSAPPKDDTPIYVMGINHEKYDPKQTIVSNASCTTNCLAPIAKVLNDKFGIVEGLMTTVHASTANQLVVDGPSKGGKDWRAGRCALNNIIPASTGAAKAVGKVLPELNGKLTGVAFRVPIGTVSVVDLVCRLEKPAKYEEIAAHMKKAAEGPLKGILGYTEDEVVSQDFVHDKRSSIFDMKAGLALNDNFFKIVSWYDNEWGYSNRVLDLAVHITKH